The sequence GGAGATGCTGCAGACCTTTCCACACACGGATCATAAACAACAGGAAGTGACAAACAACCAATTTCCTTCACACAATCAGCAGCAACTTTCATTATTACACAGACGGAGCTCTAAAATGGCGATACTGTCCATCCTGCACTTTAGTAGCAGAAGCATGAATGCTAACATTGACAAAAATAcaataagattggcaataaaagttaaaattaGTGTGCAGTGGATTTTAGACTTCTTCTGgaggctacaatacattatattactttcatttgTTTTCACCTGCTGTACGGCAAACAGGACATACTATACCTGGAGACTTGGATCCCTCTTCAAGATCTCCAAAATGATGTAGCAACCAATGGAGTGTCCAACCAGGACCAGCTTGGTGTCCTTGGGACATACTGCCTGAGGAAAGTCACTTTGTGTTCTATCTGCCCATCAAGACCAAACACGTCTTGGACCCTGTTGAGGAGGCATCTGGAACAACAACACATACTATGGATACACAACATACAGACTGTTGATGAGACATCTGGAACAACAACACATACTATGGATACACAACATACAGTCTGTTGAGGAGGCATCTGGAACAACAACACATAGTATGAATACACAACATACAGACTGTTGAGGAGGCATCTGGAACAACAACACATAGTATGAATACACAACATACAGACTGTTGAGGAGGCATCTGGAACAACAACACATACTATGGATACACAACATACAGTCTGTTGAGGAGGCATCTGGAACAACAACACATAGTATGAATACACAACATACAGACTGTTGAGGAGGCATCTGGAACAACAACACATAGTATGAATACACAACATACAGACTGTTGAGGAGGCATCTGGAACAACAACACATAGTATGAATACACAACATACAGACTGTTGAGGAGGCATCTGGAACAACAACACATACTATGGATACACAACATACAGACTGTTGATGAGACATCTGGAACAACAACACATACTATGGATACACAACATACAGTCTGTTGAGGAGGCATCTGGAACAACAACACATACTATGGATACACAACATACAGACTGTTGAGGAGACATCTGGAACAACAACACATAGTATGAATACACAACATACAGACTGTTGAGGAGGCATCTGGAACAACAACACATAGTATGAATACACAACATACAGACTGTTGAGGAGGCATCTGGAACAACAACACATAGTATGAATACACAACATACAGACTGTTGAGGAGGCATCTGGAACAACAACACATACTATGGATACACAACATACAGTCTGTTGAGGAGGCATCTGGAACAACAACACATAGTATGAATACACAACATACAGACTGTTGAGGAGGCATCTGGAACAACAACACATAGTATGAATACACAACATACAGACTGTTGAGGAGGCATCTGGAACAACAACACATAGTATGAATACACAACATACAGACTGTTGAGGAGGCATCTGGAACAACAACACATACTATGGATACACAACATACAGACTGTTGATGAGACATCTGGAACAACAACACATACTATGGATACACAACATACAGTCTGTTGAGGAGGCATCTGGAACAACAACACATAGTATGAATACACAACATACAGACTGTTGAGGAGGCATCTGGAACAACAACACATAGTATGAATACACAACATACAGACTGTTGAGGAGGCATCTGAACAACAACACATAGTATGAATACACAACATACAGACTGTTGAGGAGACATCTGGAACAACAACACATAGTATGAATACACAACATACAGACTGTTGAGGAGGCATCTGGAACAACAACACATAGTATGAATACACAACATACAGACTGTTGAGGAGACATCTGGAACAACAACACATACTATGAATACACAACATACAGACTGTTGAGGAGGCATCTGGAACAACAACACATACTATGAATACACAACATACAGACTGTTGAGGAGGCATCTGGAACAACAACACATAGTATGAATACACAACATACAGACTGTTGAGGAGACATCTGGAACAACAACACATACTATGAATACACAACATACAGACTGTTGAGGAGGCATCTGGAACAACAACACATACTATGAATACACAACATACAGGACTGTTGAGGAGACATCTGGAACAACAACACATAGTATGAATAAACAACATACAGACTGTTGAGGAGGCATCTGGAACAACAACACATACTATGAATACACAACATACAGACTGTTGAGGAGACATCTGGAACAACAACACATAGTAtgaatacacaacatacagtcTGTTGAGGAGGTAACTGGAACAACAACACATAGTATGAATACACAACATACAGACTGTTGAGGAGGCATCTGGAACAACAACACATAGTATGAATACACAACATACAGACTGTTGAGGAGACATCTGGAACAACAACACATAGTAtgaatacacaacatacagtcTGTTGAGGAGGTAACTGGAACAACAACACATAGTATGAATACACAACATACAGACTGTTGAGGAGGCATCTGGAACAACAACACATAGTATGAATACACAACATACAGACTGTTGAGGAGACATCTGGAACAACAACACATACTATGAATACACAACATACAGACTGTTGAGGAGGCATCTGGAACAACAACACATACTATGAATACACAACATACAGACTGTTGAGGAGACATCTGGAACAACAACACATAGTATGAATACACAACATACAGACTGTTGAGGAGGCATCTGGAACAACAACACATAGTATGAATACACAACATACAGACTGTTGAGGAGACATCTGGAACAACAACACATAGTAtgaatacacaacatacagtcTGTTGAGGAGGTAACTGGAACAACAACACATAGTATGAATACACAACATACAGACTGTTGAGGAGGCATCTGGAACAACAACACATAGTATGAATACACAACATACAGACTGTTGAGGAGACATCTGGAACAACAACACATAGTATGAATACACAACATACAGACTGTTGAGGAGACATCTGGAACAACAACACATAGTATGAATACACAACATACAGACTGTTGAGGAGACATCTGGAACAACAACACATAGTATGAATACACAACATACAGACTGTTGAGGAGGCATCTGGAACAACAACACATAGTATGAATACACAACATACAGACTGTTGAGGAGACATCTGGAACAACAACACATACTATGAATACACAACATACAGACTGTTGAGGAGGCATCTGGAACAACAACACATACTATGAATACACAACATACAGACTGTTGAGGAGACATCTGGAACAACAACACATACTATGAATACACAACATACAGACTGTTGAGGAGGCATCTGGAACAACAACACATACTATGAATACACAACATACAGACTGTTGAGGAGACATCTGGAACAACAACACATAGTATGAATACACAACATACAGACTGTTGAGGAGGCATCTGGAACAACAACACATAGTATGAATACACAACATACAGACTGTTGAGGAGACATCTGGAACAACAACACATAGTAtgaatacacaacatacagtcTGTTGAGGAGGTAACTGGAACAACAACACATAGTATGAATACACAACATACAGACTGTTGAGGAGGCATCTGGAACAACAACACATAGTATGAATACACAACATACAGACTGTTGAGGAGACATCTGGAACAACAACACATAGTATGAATACACAACATACAGACTGTTGAGGAGACATCTGGAACAACAACACATAGTATGAATACACAACATACAGACTGTTGAGGAGACATCTGGAACAACAACACATAGTATGAATACACAACATACAGACTGTTGAGGAGACATCTGGAACAACAACACATAGTATGAATACACAACATACAGACTGTTGAGGAGGTAACTGGAACAACAACACATAGTATGAATACACAACATACAGACTGTTGAGGAGGTAACTGGAACAACAACACCTATCAATTATTTCAAGTATTGAATTCGTCCCCAGGTTGTACCTTGGACCATGTCCATGGATGCGGGGGGCACACAGTGTCCGGCATGACTCACAGCCCACACAGGGTGCTGTTTGCCAAGGAGACTCCAAAGTGTCACAGGAAGGTTCTGTAGAAGCCAAGGACCCAGGGTTACCTGGATGGAAGACAAAGACATGAATGGGCTGACAACAAAAGTACTGCAGAACTTAAGGACAGTCCATGTAATCCAGCTCCATAAGTGGTGTCCTACCACAGATACATTTGGACCTCTGCTAAACATTGAGGAATTGACAACAAAAGTACTGCAGAACTTAAGGACAGTCCATGTAATCCAGCTCCATAAGTGGTGTCCTACCACAGATACATTTGGACCTCTGCTAAACATTGAGGAATTGACAACAAAAGTACTGCAGAACTTAAGGACAGTCCATGTAATCCAGCTCCATAAGTGGTGTCCTACCACAGATACATTTGGACCTCTGCTAAACATTGAGGAATTGACAACAAAAGTACTGCAGAACTTAAGGACAGTCCATGTAATCCAGCTCCATAAGTGGGGTCCTACCACAGATACATTTAAACCTTGGTGCAACATGTTGATAAATCTATGTTTACTTGCGGCTCAAAGAGCTATGATCTTTCTACTTAATGACAGCTTTGGCTGAAAGTGTAGTGGCCATACTGTGATGATATCATTGAACTAAAGGTGGCGCACCGCCATGGCAAAATCATAGTCGCCACACATTCAAAATACCTTTGTTCTAAACAAATGAAAGTAATATGATGTATTGTAGCCTCCTGAAGAAGTCTACAATATttgtaacttttattgccaatcttgtgcTAAAAAAGGGCAGTATTCCAACAGCTTTTAGTACACTTGGTCACTCTCCGCCAGTCCACTTTCAGACACAGATAATGTCTAGCAGGagacatctaccactttttatgggcatttagTAGCAGTGGTGCAGTGTGTCGACATTGACGCAACATCTTTTTTACTGCATGGCGGCTTCACTACTGTGCCAAAGACGCAACAAATGCATACTTCCAGACGTTCCAGAAGTTTTTATCATGTAggatatatgttggttatatatttTCTACGCATGATAACAACTGTcatttaaaaaatacttaaaGGACACCAAATCGCAtcaattaaatgtattttaatcagCCCCCAGGTCTCCTAGCAAATATGAGATTATAAAAGCATGTTGCTGAATCGACAATGTGTCAAATATTTTACATTTCTGACTGTCTAATTATGTTGAAACGTACACGTTAGGAGGGCATCCTTGGGCACCACTTGATTCCATTCCATTCTTGGGGGTAAGCATTcaattcagaatggattctccattcaaaatcaGTACTTTCTCATGAGATTGTGGGCCACTTCTATGGTTGACTACATTCCTCCACAGGACAGATGACAGCTCTGGTACATTCATACAAGACTTCAAAGGAAACTAGTTTGGTTTAATACAGATCcagccaaacatttaataaagtcaaaacaaTCAGTTTTTTCAATTATGTTCATTTAAATCCCCGCCGTCTCCCGGAGGAGGGACGGAGGGGATTTAGAGAACAGAGCCCCTGAatgttggaggggtgtggccatgggtgtggtgaccgccagtgtctctgagggaagccacgtttctcgacaaggcagccagggtgagatttttttttttttccctccacggtgtaagcatccaacGGTcagtggcggccggtgggaggaggcaagagagtccacagctgcaggaggaatgaTGCAAACTCTCCTCTCATGTCTATAGTAAGAGCCgaatataaacaaggaaacaccggctgtgtttgtgttgctaaaggcggccgcaatacaccgcttcccacctacatctttcttcttgacgtctccattattctttgaacaaattgcaaaagattcagcaacactgatgtcaagaatactgtggaattatgcgattaaagcagactacttatagctgtgaacggtgctggatcaaaatgtccgctacaatccgtgacgtcacgcgcacgcttcatcatacgcgtcatcataccatgacgcgaaatttaaaattgcaatttagtaaactaaagcggccgtattggcatgtgttgcaatgttaatatttcatcattgatatataaactatcagactgcgtggtggctagtagtggctttcagtaggactttaacaacAAGAGTTTACTACTTTTAGTTGCAACACAACAGCTactgtgatctgattggctgttgcaactgtctatcaactgttgCAACAGCCAATTGTGGACCCCGTTTGGAAAATTCCTGGTGCCAACACTTTGTCCTGTGGGCCCCTGATTGGCAGCACCAGGAAAGAAGGTGATGATTGGCAGCATGAATGAAAGAAGGTGATGATTGGCAGCATGAAGAAGGATGTTGATGATTGGCAGCATGAAGGAAGGATGTTGATGATTGGCAGCATGAAGGAAGGATGTTGATGATTGGCAGCATGAAGGAAGGATGTTGATGATTGGCAGCATGAAGGAAGGATGTTGATGATTGGCAGCATGAAGGAAGGATGTTGATGATTGGCAGCATGAAGGAAGGATGTTGATGATTGGCAGCATGAAGGAAGGATGTTGATGATTGGCAGCATGAAGGAAGGATGTCGATGATTGGCAGCATGAAGGAAGGATGTTGATGATTGGCAGCATGAAGGAAGGATGTTGATGATTGGCAGCATGAAGAAGGATGTTGATGATTGGCAGCATGAAGGAAGGATGTTGATGATTGGCAGCATGAAGGAAGGATGTTGATGATTGGCAGCATGAAAGAAGGATGTTGATGATTGGCAGCATGAAGGAAGGATGTTGATGATTGGCAGCATGAAGGAAGGATGTTGATGATTGGCAGCATGAAGGAAGGATGTTGATGATTGGCAGCATGAAGGAAGGATGTTGATGATTGGCAGCATGAAGGAAGGATGTTGATGATTGGCAGCATGAAGGAAGGATGTTGATGATTGGCAGCATGAAGAAGGATGTTGATGATTGGCAGCATGAAGGAAGGATGTTGATGATTGGCAGCATGAAGGAGGATTGCAGCATGAAGGAAGGATGTTGATGATTGGCAGCATGAAGGAAGGATGTTGATGATTGACAGCATGAAGGAAGGATGTTGATGATTGGCAGCATGAAGGAAGGATGTTGATGATTGGCAGCATGAAGGAAGGATGTTGATGATTGGCAGCATGAAGGAAGGATGTCGATGATTGGCAGCATGAAGGAAGGATGTTGATGATTGGCAGCATGAAGGAAGGATGTTGATGATTGGCAGCATGAAGGAAGGATGTTGATGATTGGCAGCATGAAGGAAGGATGTTGATGATTGGCAGCATGAAGGAAGGATGTTGATGATTGGCAGCATGAAGGAAGGATGTTGATGATTGGCAGCATGAAGGAAGGATGTTGATGATTGGCAGCATGAAGGAAGGATGTTGATGATTGGCAGCATGAAGGAAGGATGTTGATGATTGGCAGCATGAAGGAAGGATGTTGATGATTGGCAGCATGAAGGAAGGATGTTGATGATTGGCAGCATGAAGGAAGGATGTTGATTGGCAGCATGAAGGAAGGATGTTGATGATCGGCAGCATGAAGGAAAGAAGGTGGTGTTTGGCAGCATGAAGGAAGGATGTTGATGATCAGCAGCATGAAGGAAGGATGTTGATGATTGGCAGCATGAAGGAAGGATGTTGATGATTGGCAGCATGAAGGAAAGAAGGTGATGATTGGCAGCATGAAGGAAGGATGTTGATGATCAGCAGCTGACTCACCAGGAATGAGAAGAATCATCAGTTTGTGTTGAGGTCTGAGATGTTTGGGTCCACATCTAAGAAGTTCTGTGATGGCGCCGCAGCAGTAGATGAAGTCTGTCTGGGCCACATCGCTCATGTTTGCCAGCACAGCTCCTGACAAAAGGGAAACACGGTATAAAGTCCGCGGCAACACACGTCACGTGACAGCGGCTCCACGTCACGAGTACATAGTGACACACTTTTCAAAAGATGGTTTAAAAATGAGTATATAGTGACACACTTCACAATCAGATggtttaaaaatatttgtttgtatCGATGTTTACGCTTAATTCTGCGTTTATGTGCTAATATTTCATTAGCATGACGTCACCGTCGTGAATATTAATGAATACATACCAATAATATTCCACATAAACTGTAACACTAGGTTGAATGTGTTTAACTTGACATTTGTCACATTTAAATGATAAAGATGAAGTTTATTCTTTAATTTACCACCGTTGGCCGCTGACACCTCCATTGGATGACTTCCTGTTTACTTCTGGGCCGGAAGTGGaggacttcttcttcttcttggctTGGCCGGAAGTCACTCTGATGAAAGACTTACTGCCACCTAGCGGATTACAGCGGTACTGACACTTTGCAGGGGAATAAAGCACGATAGCTATTTCATAAAGGATATATTTAAAATGATATTTATTCTGACAGAgtttataaaatgtaaaataaacttCAATTATATGTATttcaaacaaaaaagaaacatTATTGCGGTACAGGTGTACTTGAATGAACAAAATATACTCCACAGGGGTGAAAGCTACTTCACTGACTAAAGGTGGAGAGACAGAACATGACAacatcagtcacacacacacaaataagaaataataaggaaatacaaactacaataaaaataaatacaagtacACAGCGGTGCTTTTGTGTGCCAAATATGCAGTGTATGCCTCAAGTGTGAACATACAGGCAACAATGCATATTAAAAATGACATCTAAATAAATGTAGAATACAAATGATTTaattcatacataaatatatatatatgcatacatacatatacatacacatacatacatatatacacacatacatacatatatatacacatacatacatatacacatatatatatatatatacacatacatacatatatatatatatacatacatacatatacattcacatatacacatacatacatacatatatatatatacatacatacatacatatacattcacatatacacatacatacatacatacacatatatacatatgttcttgggatgcaactcagtattcttcgtcctccaaacaccaccagttgagttgataccaaaatggatacatggatgatacagcagaggattgggagaatgtcat comes from Nerophis ophidion isolate RoL-2023_Sa linkage group LG24, RoL_Noph_v1.0, whole genome shotgun sequence and encodes:
- the ldah gene encoding LOW QUALITY PROTEIN: lipid droplet-associated hydrolase (The sequence of the model RefSeq protein was modified relative to this genomic sequence to represent the inferred CDS: inserted 2 bases in 2 codons; substituted 1 base at 1 genomic stop codon); amino-acid sequence: MEVSAANGGAVLANMSDVAQTDFIYCCGAITELLRCGPKHLRPQHKLMILLIPGEXPWVLGFYRTFLXTLWSLLGKQHPVWAVSHAGHCVPPASMDMVQDASSTVCMVQDVFGLDGQIEHKVTFLRQYXPKDTKLVLVGHSIGCYIILEILKRDPSLQVVKAVLLFPTIERMAQTPQGKAMTPFLCHLRYMAYLPIFLLSLLPEALKRSLVRLVLGGLGCPDQSVVQAAVGLLSGDCAVCYK